The genomic interval CTGGTGGCCTCGGCGTGCATGTCGACGATCACCGCATCCGCCGCCGCGCCGAGCGGGCAGGCATCGAGTTCCCGGTCGGCCGCGGCGAAGGGGTCGTCGAGCGGGTCGAGATAGATCCGGCCCATCACGTTGACGACGAGGACACGCCCCCCGCGGGGCGTCTCGATCACGGTGGCACCCCGGCCCGGTGTGCCGGGCGGGTAGTTCGCCGGGCGGATCAGACGCGGCTGGCGGGCGATGAAGACGAGCGCCTCGCGCTGGTCGAACGAGTGGTTGCCGAGGGTCACCGCGTCGGCGCCGGCCTGGAGGATCTCGTCGCAGATCGATTCGGTGATGCCGAAACCGCCGGCCGCGTTCTCGCCGTTGATGACGACGCAATCGAGACGCCAGCGCTCGCGTAAGGACGGAAGACGTTCGGTGACGGCGTAGCGGCCGGGACGTCCGACGATGTCGCC from Methylobacterium sp. AMS5 carries:
- a CDS encoding TIGR00282 family metallophosphoesterase, which gives rise to MRILFLGDIVGRPGRYAVTERLPSLRERWRLDCVVINGENAAGGFGITESICDEILQAGADAVTLGNHSFDQREALVFIARQPRLIRPANYPPGTPGRGATVIETPRGGRVLVVNVMGRIYLDPLDDPFAAADRELDACPLGAAADAVIVDMHAEATSEKQAMGHFLDGRASLVVGTHTHAPTADHRILPGGTAYLSDAGMCGDYDSVLGMQKDEPVRRFLQKTPGSRLEAATGEGTLCGIAVETDDATGLAKRVWAVRLGPHLEETWPREWD